Proteins from a single region of Clupea harengus chromosome 5, Ch_v2.0.2, whole genome shotgun sequence:
- the spcs1 gene encoding signal peptidase complex subunit 1: protein MLSIFKTIPTHMDYKGQKLAEQIFQGIILVSAVIGFLYGFIIEQFGWTVYIVLAGFAVSCLLTLPPWPMYRKTPLSWQPALPESSGDSREKPPQENLKKKKHK from the exons ATGTTATCGATATTTAAAACAATCCCAACTCATATG GACTACAAGGGTCAGAAATTAGCGGAACAAATTTTTCAAGGGATCATTCTGGTGTCAGCG GTGATTGGATTCCTATACGGTTTTATCATTGAACAGTTTGGATGGACCGTGTACATAGTTCTGGCAGGTTTCGCTGTTTCCTGCCTG CTTACCCTACCCCCCTGGCCCATGTACCGCAAAACCCCCCTGAGCTGGCAACCCGCCCTACCCGAGTCATCAGGAGATAGCCGCGAGAAGCCGCCTCAAGAGAatctgaagaagaagaagcacaaGTAG
- the gnl3 gene encoding guanine nucleotide-binding protein-like 3 isoform X2, whose protein sequence is MKRPKLKKASKRVTCAKRFKIEKKVRQHHKKLRKEAKKNGISKRVKKDIGVPNSAPFKEEILREAEKRKLALDELKEQTRIAKITVKAQKRKQEKEAAKAETEPKAKKQKKDKKTKQKKKQSATGSDRSSKRFRCQELNKVIQASDVVVEVLDARDPLGCRCPELEEAVLKHEGKKLMFLLNKIDLVPKDNLKKWLDYLQLECPTFVFKASTQVQDRTVEEKKRRKGSGRVDHSRAFAALGDTCLMELLENIAKTRDTEIMLKVGVVGFPSTGKSSLINSMKGVRACHAGVQRGLTKSMQEVHISKAVKMIDSPGIIATPSNPPVSMVLRSLKVEEKEESPVEAVRILLNQCNQQQIMLQYNVPDYRNSNEFLTYFAKKRGLMIKGGVLNTELAASTFLNDWTGAKLSYYSKPPTNHSLPPYLSDAMVTEMQRDVDMVKLKSGNEETINSVKCPNPASSMEFLSTGPTAGTFNEDEIPEEKAVEAVMETVVEEDEEEMAAEMDDLHEDEAEETTQKIETGETASAAHKAEVKRVTFNVDLSSGRQNDNDTYDFNTDFM, encoded by the exons ATGAAACGCCCGA AGTTGAAGAAAGCAAGTAAGCGCGTAACCTGTGCAAAGCGTTTCAAAATTGAGAAAAAG GTCCGGCAACACCACAAAAAACTACGTAAAGAAGCCAAAAAAAATGGGATAAGCAAGCGTGTCAAGAAGGATATTGGGGTACCGAACAGTGCACCTTTCAAAGAGGAGATTCTGAGGGAGGCTGAGAAGAGAAAACTAGCG CTTGACGAGCTGAAGGAACAGACCCGAATTGCCAAGATAACCGTAAAGGCCCAGAAAAGAAAGCAGGAGAAGGAAGCTGCTAAAGCAGAAACAGAGCCCAAGgccaaaaaacagaaaaag GATAAGAAAACAaagcagaagaagaaacagTCCGCTACAGGCTCAGACAGAAGCTCCAAGAGGTTCCGTTGCCAAGAACTGAACAAG GTCATTCAAGCATCTGATGTGGTTGTAGAAGTCCTTGATGCCAGAGACCCTCTTGGTTGCCGGTGTCCTGAGCTTGAGGAGGCCGTTTTGAAACATGAGGGCAAGAAGCTGATGTTCCTGTTGAACAAGATAG ATCTTGTACCAAAGGACAATCTGAAAAAATGGCTGGATTATCTTCAACTGGAGTGTCCAACATTTGTCTTCAAAGCATCCACGCAAGTTCAAGACAGAACAGTG gaagagaagaagagacggAAGGGAAGTGGACGAGTGGATCACTCCCGAGCGTTTGCTGCTTTAGGTGACACGTGTCTCATGGAGCTGCTAGAAAATATTGCCAAAACGCGCGACACAGAAATCATGCTTAAAGTTGGTGTTGTCG GTTTCCCCAGCACAGGGAAGAGCAGTCTGATCAACAGCATGAAGGGTGTGAGGGCCTGCCATGCTGGAGTTCAGCGAGGACTGACCAA GTCCATGCAGGAAGTCCACATCTCCAAAGCTGTCAAGATGATTGACAGCCCTGGAATAATTGCAACGCCTTCCAACCCTCCCGTTTCCATGGTGCTCAGAAGTCTGAAggtagaggagaaagaggaaagcccaGTGGAAGCTGTTAGAATTCTTCTAAACCAGTGTAACCAGCAGCAG ATTATGCTGCAGTATAATGTTCCAGACTACAGAAATTCAAATGAATTTTTGACCTATTTTGCCAAGAAGCGTGGATTAATGATAAAAGGCGGTGTCCTGAACACTGAATTGGCTGCCAGCACATTTTTGAATGACTGGACAGG AGCGAAACTGAGCTACTACTCCAAGCCCCCTACGAACCACTCCCTGCCTCCATACCTGTCAGACGCCATGGTAACAGAGATGCAGAGGGATGTGGATATGGTCAAGCTCAAGAGTGGCAACGAGGAAACCATTAACA GTGTGAAGTGTCCAAACCCAGCTAGCAGTATGGAATTCCTCTCGACGGGTCCCACTGCTGGGACGTTTAACGAGGACGAGATCCCAGAGGAGAAGGCTGTGGAGGCAGTCATGGAGACGGTCGTggaggaagacgaagaggagATG GCGGCTGAGATGGATGACCTTCATGAAGATGAAGCGGAAGAGACAACACAGAAGATAGAAACAG gtgAAACGGCATCAGCAGCCCATAAGGCAGAGGTTAAACGGGTTACCTTTAATGTTGACCTCTCTTCCGGACGGCAAAATGACAACGATACATATGACTTCAACACAGACTTTATGTGA
- the glt8d1 gene encoding glycosyltransferase 8 domain-containing protein 1 translates to MTMRRINVVILVLLVVAFLIILQRNLLNLNDFLRHENPETAPGALLPFEPDFAAKHQADVVKTGVEIPVVITAAEERLGAVVAAMNSVYRNSKSNVVFNIVTLNDSVDHLRAWMSKADLKDIKHKIITFEPKVLEGKISNDPQKKDEVKPLTFARYYMATLLPNVEKAIYLDDDVIVQGDIRELFDTNLKAGHAAAFSDDCDSASSKGIVRGAGNQNNYIGFLDFKKEAIKKLGMRANTCSFNPGVIVANLTEWRTQNITSQLEQWMERNVKEDLYSKTLAESVTTPPLLIVFYKRHSSIDPLWHVRHLGATGAANRYSVQFLNAAKLLHWNGHYKPWGRLSSFSEVWDKWYIPDPLDKFHPIRRHSEDK, encoded by the exons ATGACAATGCGCAGAA taaATGTTGTCATTCTCGTGCTGCTCGTTGTTGCTTTTCTAATCATATTGCAACGGAATCTCCTAAACCTCAACGACTTCTTGAGACATGAAAATCCAG AGACGGCACCTGGCGCACTCTTGCCCTTCGAGCCAGACTTTGCCGCCAAGCACCAAGCTGATGTGGTCAAGACAGGAGTTGAGATCCCAGTCGTTATAACTGCGGCTGAGGAGAGATTGGGAGCTGTGGTGGCTGCGATGAATAGTGTATACCGCAACAGCAAGTCCAATGTAGTGTTCAACATAGTGACCCTCAACGATTCTGTCGACCACTTGAG AGCATGGATGAGTAAAGCTGACCTTAAAGACATCAAACATAAAATCATCACCTTTGAGCCAAAGGTTCTGGAAGGGAAGATTTCGAATGACCCCCAGAAGAAGGATGAGGTGAAACCG TTGACCTTTGCCAGATACTACATGGCCACGTTGCTGCCCAATGTGGAGAAGGCAATCTATCtggatgatgatgtcattgtaCAAG GTGACATCCGAGAGCTCTTTGACACTAACCTGAAAGCTGGACATGCAGCTGCTTTCTCCGATGACTGTGACTCTGCTTCCTCGAAGGGTATCGTCCGAGGAGCGGGTAACCAG AATAACTATATAGGCTTTCTGGACTTCAAGAAGGAGGCGATCAAGAAGCTTGGCATGAGAGCCAACACGTGCTCGTTCAACCCTGGAGTTATTGTGGCCAACTTAACGGAGTGGAGGACCCAGAACATCACTAGCCAGCTTGAACAGTGGATGGAGCGCAACGTGAA AGAGGACCTGTACAGCAAAACTCTGGCAGAGAGCGTAACAACCCCTCCTCTTCTTATCGTCTTCTACAAGCGCCACTCAAGCATAGACCCCTTGTGGCATGTCAGGCACCTTG GTGCGACAGGAGCTGCAAATCGCTACTCTGTCCAGTTCTTGAACGCAGCCAAACTCCTCCACTGGAATGGACATTATAAACCATGGGGGAGACTTTCGTCATTTTCCGAAGTTTGGGACAAGTGGTACATTCCTGACCCGTTGGATAAATTCCACCCCATTCGGAGACATTCCGAGGACAAATGA
- the gnl3 gene encoding guanine nucleotide-binding protein-like 3 isoform X1: MKRPKLKKASKRVTCAKRFKIEKKVRQHHKKLRKEAKKNGISKRVKKDIGVPNSAPFKEEILREAEKRKLALDELKEQTRIAKITVKAQKRKQEKEAAKAETEPKAKKQKKDKKTKQKKKQSATGSDRSSKRFRCQELNKVIQASDVVVEVLDARDPLGCRCPELEEAVLKHEGKKLMFLLNKIDLVPKDNLKKWLDYLQLECPTFVFKASTQVQDRTVEEKKRRKGSGRVDHSRAFAALGDTCLMELLENIAKTRDTEIMLKVGVVGFPSTGKSSLINSMKGVRACHAGVQRGLTKSMQEVHISKAVKMIDSPGIIATPSNPPVSMVLRSLKVEEKEESPVEAVRILLNQCNQQQIMLQYNVPDYRNSNEFLTYFAKKRGLMIKGGVLNTELAASTFLNDWTGAKLSYYSKPPTNHSLPPYLSDAMVTEMQRDVDMVKLKSGNEETINSVKCPNPASSMEFLSTGPTAGTFNEDEIPEEKAVEAVMETVVEEDEEEMVGGSEAAEMDDLHEDEAEETTQKIETGETASAAHKAEVKRVTFNVDLSSGRQNDNDTYDFNTDFM, encoded by the exons ATGAAACGCCCGA AGTTGAAGAAAGCAAGTAAGCGCGTAACCTGTGCAAAGCGTTTCAAAATTGAGAAAAAG GTCCGGCAACACCACAAAAAACTACGTAAAGAAGCCAAAAAAAATGGGATAAGCAAGCGTGTCAAGAAGGATATTGGGGTACCGAACAGTGCACCTTTCAAAGAGGAGATTCTGAGGGAGGCTGAGAAGAGAAAACTAGCG CTTGACGAGCTGAAGGAACAGACCCGAATTGCCAAGATAACCGTAAAGGCCCAGAAAAGAAAGCAGGAGAAGGAAGCTGCTAAAGCAGAAACAGAGCCCAAGgccaaaaaacagaaaaag GATAAGAAAACAaagcagaagaagaaacagTCCGCTACAGGCTCAGACAGAAGCTCCAAGAGGTTCCGTTGCCAAGAACTGAACAAG GTCATTCAAGCATCTGATGTGGTTGTAGAAGTCCTTGATGCCAGAGACCCTCTTGGTTGCCGGTGTCCTGAGCTTGAGGAGGCCGTTTTGAAACATGAGGGCAAGAAGCTGATGTTCCTGTTGAACAAGATAG ATCTTGTACCAAAGGACAATCTGAAAAAATGGCTGGATTATCTTCAACTGGAGTGTCCAACATTTGTCTTCAAAGCATCCACGCAAGTTCAAGACAGAACAGTG gaagagaagaagagacggAAGGGAAGTGGACGAGTGGATCACTCCCGAGCGTTTGCTGCTTTAGGTGACACGTGTCTCATGGAGCTGCTAGAAAATATTGCCAAAACGCGCGACACAGAAATCATGCTTAAAGTTGGTGTTGTCG GTTTCCCCAGCACAGGGAAGAGCAGTCTGATCAACAGCATGAAGGGTGTGAGGGCCTGCCATGCTGGAGTTCAGCGAGGACTGACCAA GTCCATGCAGGAAGTCCACATCTCCAAAGCTGTCAAGATGATTGACAGCCCTGGAATAATTGCAACGCCTTCCAACCCTCCCGTTTCCATGGTGCTCAGAAGTCTGAAggtagaggagaaagaggaaagcccaGTGGAAGCTGTTAGAATTCTTCTAAACCAGTGTAACCAGCAGCAG ATTATGCTGCAGTATAATGTTCCAGACTACAGAAATTCAAATGAATTTTTGACCTATTTTGCCAAGAAGCGTGGATTAATGATAAAAGGCGGTGTCCTGAACACTGAATTGGCTGCCAGCACATTTTTGAATGACTGGACAGG AGCGAAACTGAGCTACTACTCCAAGCCCCCTACGAACCACTCCCTGCCTCCATACCTGTCAGACGCCATGGTAACAGAGATGCAGAGGGATGTGGATATGGTCAAGCTCAAGAGTGGCAACGAGGAAACCATTAACA GTGTGAAGTGTCCAAACCCAGCTAGCAGTATGGAATTCCTCTCGACGGGTCCCACTGCTGGGACGTTTAACGAGGACGAGATCCCAGAGGAGAAGGCTGTGGAGGCAGTCATGGAGACGGTCGTggaggaagacgaagaggagATGGTGGGTGGCAGTGAG GCGGCTGAGATGGATGACCTTCATGAAGATGAAGCGGAAGAGACAACACAGAAGATAGAAACAG gtgAAACGGCATCAGCAGCCCATAAGGCAGAGGTTAAACGGGTTACCTTTAATGTTGACCTCTCTTCCGGACGGCAAAATGACAACGATACATATGACTTCAACACAGACTTTATGTGA
- the nek4 gene encoding serine/threonine-protein kinase Nek4 isoform X2, with translation MMDNYIFVRVVGKGSYGEVNLVKHKTDRKQYVTKKLNLKTSSKRERKSAEQEAQLLSQIRHPNIVTYRESWEGDDCQLYIVMGYCEGGDLYHRLKQQKGELLPERQVVEWFVQIAMALQYLHEKHILHRDLKTQNIFLTKTNIIKVGDLGIAKVLENQNDMASTLIGTPYYMSPELFSNKPYNHKSDVWALGCCVYEMSTLKHAFNAKDMNSLAYRIVEGKLPQMPSKYNPQLGELIKGMLCKRPEDRPDVKQILRQPYIKQQIAMFLEATKEKAAKSRNKAIKNKPNSAGSVSTGPAMNDLPAALPQTKCNKRGRKSEENNPPQHSSHVSNGIQENAPSKMPLPPKSPTQDILNTTGQSLATISNIDIAMQPLEVEEPKPRKLRMPKSVPDQKSNDGLNQKATVSKRTPKHDPSAPQPHPRKLSQDLSEQEERRISNGPISQWPSSNIIPVSVNRLKPSVEIQPPATDMDSREDTIKLLQEAAMNVPTTAPRRISGLDQHKPGPVADVLGQHKSPSPPAIQDIKDDTMTLLKEGSHLRCVEEVQESLESTEKLLEAFVPVPVMEPPKPAAPPPVPERERHVLHHPTSSPEPSNPRQRRQRIRENGLEGPQKDKKAPRPLPPLPVEAFGAPLMMKDRGPPETESCQKDRVTPVPQDRPLSARERRRLRQSQEHLHQPVAPAVRRASYDVALLSCKQSDQPDYHRAISVSMETSKDRHSWRRSDEEECSSSTSSTERSEGDGREGKNESCEIQDLVQMMTQTLRMDSKDAACESDGTRSGSKAQSEFKLNRKYKDTLVLHGKAIEVQDDFLLNDFCAGDTSGPAKIRRAVEQLRTDVVKGLGVKLLDRVLDIMLEEDEERREQRLMEEMGDEKYKSYAVMVHQLKFFEDVAFKT, from the exons ATGATGGATAATTACATTTTCGTCAGGGTTGTTGGAAAAGGGAGCTATGGAGAGGTGAATCTTGTGAAGCACAAAACAGATCGAAAACAG TATGTCACAAAGAAGTTGAACTTGAAAACGTCCTCCAAGCGTGAGAGGAAGTCGGCTGAACAGGAGGCTCAGCTTCTCTCCCAGATTCGTCATCCCAACATTGTGACATACAGGGAATCATGGGAAGGAGATGATTGTCAGCTCTATATCGTCATGGGCTACTGTGAAGGAGGAGACTTATACCACCGGCTCAAGCAACAGAAAGGCGAGCTCCTACCTGAGAGACAGGTGGTAGAGTGGTTTGTCCAAATCGCCATGGCTCTCCAG TATCTGCATGAAAAGCATATATTGCACAGAGACCTGAAGACCCAGAACATCTTCCTGACCAAGACAAACATAATCAAAGTAGGTGACCTGGGCATCGCCAAGGTTCTGGAGAATCAGAACGACATGGCGAGCACTCTCATAGGAACCCCGTACTACATGAGTCCTGAGCTCTTCTCCAACAAGCCTTATAACCACAAG tcAGATGTGTGGGCTCTTGgttgctgtgtgtatgagatgtcCACTCTGAAGCACGCTTTCAACGCTAAAGACATGAACTCACTTGCATATCGCATTGTAGAAGGGAAG CTTCCACAGATGCCCAGTAAGTACAAccctcagctgggagagctcaTCAAGGGGATGCTGTGCAAAAGGCCAGAGGATCGGCCTGACGTCAAACAGATCCTCCGGCAGCCCTACATCAAGCAGCAGATCGCCATGTTCCTGGAGGCTACCAAAGA GAAAGCTGCCAAATCCAGAAATAAAGCCATCAAGAACAAGCCCAACAGTGCTGGGTCTGTGAGCACAGGTCCTGCCATGAATGATCTCCCAGCAGCACTACCCCAGACCAAGTGCaacaaaagaggaagaaag AGTGAAGAGAACAACCCACCACAACACAGCTCACATGTATCCAACGGTATACAAGAGAACGCCCCATCAAAAATGCCTCTACCACCAAAATCTCCGACACAGGATATCCTGAACACAACAGGACAGTCTCTAGCAACCATCAGTAATATTGACATTGCTATGCAACCATTGGAGGTTGAGGAGCCAAAGCCCCGCAAATTGAGGATGCCTAAGTCAGTGCCTGATCAAAAGTCTAATGATGGCCTCAACCAGAAGGCTACAGTTAGTAAGAGGACCCCGAAACACGATCCCTCTGCCCCACAGCCCCACCCACGTAAGCTGTCACAGGACCTCTCTGagcaggaggaaaggaggatATCAAATGGACCTATATCACAATGGCCGTCCTCCAACATCATCCCAGTATCTGTAAACAGACTCAAGCCCTCAGTGGAAATACAGCCGCCTGCAACTGATATGGACAGTAGAGAGGACACTATAAAATTACTCCAGGAAGCTGCGATGAACGTTCCAACAACAGCTCCTCGAAGAATATCAGGTCTTGATCAGCATAAGCCTGGACCAGTAGCAGATGTCTTAGGGCAACACAAGAGCCCTTCTCCCCCTGCCATCCAGGACATCAAAGATGACACAATGACACTTCTCAAAGAGGGTTCCCACCTCAGATGTGTTGAAGAAGTTCAA GAGAGCTTAGAATCAACAGAAAAGCTGCTAGAGGCCTTTGTTCCAGTGCCAGTAATG GAGCCTCCAAAACCCGCAGCTCCACCACCTGTCCCTGAGCGGGAGCGTCATGTTCTTCATCATCCCACGTCTTCCCCCGAGCCCTCCAACCCGAGGCAGCGGCGGCAGAGGATCCGGGAGAATGGCCTGGAGGGTCCGCAGAAG GATAAAAAAGCTCCAAGACCCCTACCACCCCTACCGGTGGAGGCCTTCGGTGCTCCTTTAATGATGAAAGACAGAGGCCCACCTGAGACTGAGTCTTGCCAGAAGGACAGAGTCACACCAGTCCCACAG GATCGCCCATTGTCAGCGCGAGAGAGGAGAAGACTGAGGCAATCACAGGAACATCTGCATCAGCCAG TTGCACCTGCGGTTAGAAGGGCATCATATGATGTGGCTTTGCTGAGCTGTAAACAATCAGACCAACCAGACTACCACAGGGCGATCAGTGTATCCATGGAAACAAGCAAG GACAGGCACTCGTGGCGGCGCTCAGACGAAGAGGAGTGCAGCTCCTCCACCAGTTCTACCGAGCGCTCTGAGGGAGACGGCAGGGAGGG GAAAAATGAATCCTGTGAAATACAGGACTTGGTTCAGATGATGACACAAACTTTACGAATGGATAGTAAAGATGCTGCCTGTGAATCAGACGGAACTAGATCAGGCTCTAAAGCCCAGTCTGAGTTTAAGCTAAATCGGAAATATAAAGACACCCTGGTCCTCCATGGGAAAGCCATAGAGGTGCAGGATGACTTCCTGCTCAACGATTTCTGTGCAG GTGACACATCTGGTCCCGCCAAGATTAGGAGAGCTGTGGAACAGTTGCGGACTGACGTGGTGAAAGGTCTAGGGGTGAAGCTGCTGGACAGAGTCCTGGACATCATgctggaggaggacgaggagagaagggag CAACGTCTAATGGAAGAAATGGGAGACGAGAAATACAAGTCTTACGCCGTGATGGTTCACCAGCTGAAGTTCTTTGAGGATGTTGCATTTAAAACTTAG
- the nek4 gene encoding serine/threonine-protein kinase Nek4 isoform X1, with product MMDNYIFVRVVGKGSYGEVNLVKHKTDRKQYVTKKLNLKTSSKRERKSAEQEAQLLSQIRHPNIVTYRESWEGDDCQLYIVMGYCEGGDLYHRLKQQKGELLPERQVVEWFVQIAMALQYLHEKHILHRDLKTQNIFLTKTNIIKVGDLGIAKVLENQNDMASTLIGTPYYMSPELFSNKPYNHKSDVWALGCCVYEMSTLKHAFNAKDMNSLAYRIVEGKLPQMPSKYNPQLGELIKGMLCKRPEDRPDVKQILRQPYIKQQIAMFLEATKEKAAKSRNKAIKNKPNSAGSVSTGPAMNDLPAALPQTKCNKRGRKSEENNPPQHSSHVSNGIQENAPSKMPLPPKSPTQDILNTTGQSLATISNIDIAMQPLEVEEPKPRKLRMPKSVPDQKSNDGLNQKATVSKRTPKHDPSAPQPHPRKLSQDLSEQEERRISNGPISQWPSSNIIPVSVNRLKPSVEIQPPATDMDSREDTIKLLQEAAMNVPTTAPRRISGLDQHKPGPVADVLGQHKSPSPPAIQDIKDDTMTLLKEGSHLRCVEEVQESLESTEKLLEAFVPVPVMQEPPKPAAPPPVPERERHVLHHPTSSPEPSNPRQRRQRIRENGLEGPQKDKKAPRPLPPLPVEAFGAPLMMKDRGPPETESCQKDRVTPVPQDRPLSARERRRLRQSQEHLHQPVAPAVRRASYDVALLSCKQSDQPDYHRAISVSMETSKDRHSWRRSDEEECSSSTSSTERSEGDGREGKNESCEIQDLVQMMTQTLRMDSKDAACESDGTRSGSKAQSEFKLNRKYKDTLVLHGKAIEVQDDFLLNDFCAGDTSGPAKIRRAVEQLRTDVVKGLGVKLLDRVLDIMLEEDEERREQRLMEEMGDEKYKSYAVMVHQLKFFEDVAFKT from the exons ATGATGGATAATTACATTTTCGTCAGGGTTGTTGGAAAAGGGAGCTATGGAGAGGTGAATCTTGTGAAGCACAAAACAGATCGAAAACAG TATGTCACAAAGAAGTTGAACTTGAAAACGTCCTCCAAGCGTGAGAGGAAGTCGGCTGAACAGGAGGCTCAGCTTCTCTCCCAGATTCGTCATCCCAACATTGTGACATACAGGGAATCATGGGAAGGAGATGATTGTCAGCTCTATATCGTCATGGGCTACTGTGAAGGAGGAGACTTATACCACCGGCTCAAGCAACAGAAAGGCGAGCTCCTACCTGAGAGACAGGTGGTAGAGTGGTTTGTCCAAATCGCCATGGCTCTCCAG TATCTGCATGAAAAGCATATATTGCACAGAGACCTGAAGACCCAGAACATCTTCCTGACCAAGACAAACATAATCAAAGTAGGTGACCTGGGCATCGCCAAGGTTCTGGAGAATCAGAACGACATGGCGAGCACTCTCATAGGAACCCCGTACTACATGAGTCCTGAGCTCTTCTCCAACAAGCCTTATAACCACAAG tcAGATGTGTGGGCTCTTGgttgctgtgtgtatgagatgtcCACTCTGAAGCACGCTTTCAACGCTAAAGACATGAACTCACTTGCATATCGCATTGTAGAAGGGAAG CTTCCACAGATGCCCAGTAAGTACAAccctcagctgggagagctcaTCAAGGGGATGCTGTGCAAAAGGCCAGAGGATCGGCCTGACGTCAAACAGATCCTCCGGCAGCCCTACATCAAGCAGCAGATCGCCATGTTCCTGGAGGCTACCAAAGA GAAAGCTGCCAAATCCAGAAATAAAGCCATCAAGAACAAGCCCAACAGTGCTGGGTCTGTGAGCACAGGTCCTGCCATGAATGATCTCCCAGCAGCACTACCCCAGACCAAGTGCaacaaaagaggaagaaag AGTGAAGAGAACAACCCACCACAACACAGCTCACATGTATCCAACGGTATACAAGAGAACGCCCCATCAAAAATGCCTCTACCACCAAAATCTCCGACACAGGATATCCTGAACACAACAGGACAGTCTCTAGCAACCATCAGTAATATTGACATTGCTATGCAACCATTGGAGGTTGAGGAGCCAAAGCCCCGCAAATTGAGGATGCCTAAGTCAGTGCCTGATCAAAAGTCTAATGATGGCCTCAACCAGAAGGCTACAGTTAGTAAGAGGACCCCGAAACACGATCCCTCTGCCCCACAGCCCCACCCACGTAAGCTGTCACAGGACCTCTCTGagcaggaggaaaggaggatATCAAATGGACCTATATCACAATGGCCGTCCTCCAACATCATCCCAGTATCTGTAAACAGACTCAAGCCCTCAGTGGAAATACAGCCGCCTGCAACTGATATGGACAGTAGAGAGGACACTATAAAATTACTCCAGGAAGCTGCGATGAACGTTCCAACAACAGCTCCTCGAAGAATATCAGGTCTTGATCAGCATAAGCCTGGACCAGTAGCAGATGTCTTAGGGCAACACAAGAGCCCTTCTCCCCCTGCCATCCAGGACATCAAAGATGACACAATGACACTTCTCAAAGAGGGTTCCCACCTCAGATGTGTTGAAGAAGTTCAA GAGAGCTTAGAATCAACAGAAAAGCTGCTAGAGGCCTTTGTTCCAGTGCCAGTAATG caGGAGCCTCCAAAACCCGCAGCTCCACCACCTGTCCCTGAGCGGGAGCGTCATGTTCTTCATCATCCCACGTCTTCCCCCGAGCCCTCCAACCCGAGGCAGCGGCGGCAGAGGATCCGGGAGAATGGCCTGGAGGGTCCGCAGAAG GATAAAAAAGCTCCAAGACCCCTACCACCCCTACCGGTGGAGGCCTTCGGTGCTCCTTTAATGATGAAAGACAGAGGCCCACCTGAGACTGAGTCTTGCCAGAAGGACAGAGTCACACCAGTCCCACAG GATCGCCCATTGTCAGCGCGAGAGAGGAGAAGACTGAGGCAATCACAGGAACATCTGCATCAGCCAG TTGCACCTGCGGTTAGAAGGGCATCATATGATGTGGCTTTGCTGAGCTGTAAACAATCAGACCAACCAGACTACCACAGGGCGATCAGTGTATCCATGGAAACAAGCAAG GACAGGCACTCGTGGCGGCGCTCAGACGAAGAGGAGTGCAGCTCCTCCACCAGTTCTACCGAGCGCTCTGAGGGAGACGGCAGGGAGGG GAAAAATGAATCCTGTGAAATACAGGACTTGGTTCAGATGATGACACAAACTTTACGAATGGATAGTAAAGATGCTGCCTGTGAATCAGACGGAACTAGATCAGGCTCTAAAGCCCAGTCTGAGTTTAAGCTAAATCGGAAATATAAAGACACCCTGGTCCTCCATGGGAAAGCCATAGAGGTGCAGGATGACTTCCTGCTCAACGATTTCTGTGCAG GTGACACATCTGGTCCCGCCAAGATTAGGAGAGCTGTGGAACAGTTGCGGACTGACGTGGTGAAAGGTCTAGGGGTGAAGCTGCTGGACAGAGTCCTGGACATCATgctggaggaggacgaggagagaagggag CAACGTCTAATGGAAGAAATGGGAGACGAGAAATACAAGTCTTACGCCGTGATGGTTCACCAGCTGAAGTTCTTTGAGGATGTTGCATTTAAAACTTAG